One Pseudomonas sp. HOU2 genomic window carries:
- the rraA gene encoding ribonuclease E activity regulator RraA: MNHYLTPDLCDAYPELVQVLEPMFSNFGGRDSFGGEIVTIKCFEDNSLVKEQAELKGNGKVLVVDGGGSLRRALLGDMIAEKAAKNGWEGMVIYGCIRDVDVIAQTDLGVQALASHPMKTEKRGIGDLNVAVTFAGVTFHPGQYIYADNNGVIVSPSPLKMPE; this comes from the coding sequence ATGAACCATTACCTCACGCCTGACCTGTGCGACGCCTATCCGGAGCTGGTGCAGGTGCTGGAACCGATGTTCAGCAATTTCGGCGGCCGTGATTCCTTCGGCGGCGAAATCGTGACCATCAAATGTTTCGAAGATAACTCGCTGGTCAAGGAGCAAGCCGAACTCAAGGGTAACGGCAAGGTGCTGGTGGTCGATGGCGGCGGTTCGCTGCGTCGCGCGTTGCTGGGCGACATGATCGCCGAGAAAGCCGCGAAAAACGGTTGGGAAGGGATGGTCATCTACGGTTGCATCCGCGATGTCGACGTTATTGCCCAGACCGATCTCGGCGTTCAGGCGCTGGCCAGCCATCCGATGAAAACCGAAAAACGCGGCATCGGCGACCTCAACGTAGCGGTGACTTTCGCCGGCGTGACGTTCCACCCGGGCCAATACATTTATGCGGACAACAACGGCGTGATCGTTTCGCCGAGTCCGCTGAAAATGCCTGAATAA
- a CDS encoding zinc transporter ZntB, producing MFEEENAQWGLVHALVLDGKGGARAIARTDLDDLQLQAHESLWLHWDRSHPQTQTWLRKSSGLNEFACDLLLEENTRPRLLPLPDAELLLFLRGVNLNPGAEPEDMVSVRIFASAQRVISLRLRPLRATDELLALLSEGKGPKTSSELILYLAQFLTNKVQDLVTCLSELVDEEEEKLDADERYTPEHGSILHIRRRAAGLKRFLAPQRDIFGQLTRIKLPWFVDDDADYWNELNNSLTRYLEELELTRERMGLVLEAEDRRLNVRMNRTMYRFGIITCIFLPMSFLTGLLGINVGGIPFSSSPYGFLIACLTVLAMAFGQWWLFRRLRWV from the coding sequence ATGTTCGAGGAAGAAAACGCGCAGTGGGGGCTGGTGCATGCCCTGGTGCTGGACGGAAAAGGTGGCGCGCGCGCGATTGCCCGGACTGACCTCGACGATCTGCAGCTGCAGGCCCATGAGAGCCTGTGGCTGCATTGGGATCGCAGCCATCCACAAACCCAGACCTGGCTGCGCAAATCCAGCGGCCTGAATGAATTTGCCTGCGACCTGCTGCTGGAAGAAAACACTCGACCGCGCCTGTTGCCGTTGCCGGACGCCGAGCTGCTGCTGTTTCTGCGCGGGGTCAATCTCAATCCCGGTGCCGAACCGGAAGACATGGTCTCGGTGCGGATTTTCGCTTCGGCGCAACGGGTCATCTCTCTGCGTTTGCGTCCGCTGCGCGCCACCGATGAACTGTTGGCGCTGTTGAGCGAAGGCAAAGGCCCGAAAACCTCCTCTGAACTGATCCTGTATCTGGCGCAATTCCTCACCAACAAGGTGCAGGATCTGGTCACGTGCCTGTCGGAACTGGTCGATGAAGAGGAAGAAAAACTGGATGCCGACGAACGGTATACCCCCGAGCATGGCTCGATTCTGCACATCCGGCGCAGGGCGGCCGGACTGAAGCGTTTTCTGGCACCGCAGCGGGACATTTTCGGACAGCTCACGCGGATAAAACTGCCGTGGTTCGTCGACGATGACGCCGACTACTGGAACGAATTGAACAACAGCCTGACGCGCTACCTCGAAGAGCTGGAATTGACCCGAGAGCGCATGGGGCTTGTGCTGGAGGCTGAAGACCGGCGTTTGAACGTGCGCATGAATCGCACGATGTATCGCTTCGGCATCATCACCTGCATCTTTTTGCCGATGAGTTTTCTCACCGGCCTGTTGGGCATCAACGTGGGCGGCATTCCGTTCTCCAGCAGCCCCTATGGTTTCCTGATTGCCTGTCTGACGGTGCTGGCGATGGCCTTCGGTCAATGGTGGTTATTCCGCCGTTTGCGCTGGGTGTGA
- a CDS encoding mechanosensitive ion channel domain-containing protein, which yields MELDLWTQSLVTAMTALWTKVANFIPNLFGALVVLLLGFVVAKLLDTLLSKLLAKLGLDRLMGGTGLTKLMSRAGLQVPISTLIGKIVYWFVLLIFLVSAAESLGLERVSATLDMLALYLPKVFGAALVLLVGVLLAQLANGLVRGAAEGVGLDYASGLGRIAQGLVIIISISVAISQLEVKTDLLNHVIVIVLITVGLAVALAMGLGSREIAGQILAGIYVRELYQVGQQVRVGEVEGQIEEIGTVKTTLLTDEGELVSLSNRILLEQHVSSR from the coding sequence ATGGAACTTGATCTCTGGACTCAGAGCCTCGTCACTGCAATGACTGCGTTGTGGACCAAAGTCGCCAATTTCATCCCGAACCTGTTCGGCGCACTGGTAGTGCTGCTGTTGGGTTTCGTGGTGGCCAAGCTGCTCGATACCTTGCTGTCCAAATTGCTCGCCAAACTGGGCCTCGATCGCCTGATGGGCGGCACCGGGCTGACCAAGTTGATGTCGCGGGCCGGCCTGCAAGTGCCGATCTCGACCTTGATCGGCAAGATCGTCTACTGGTTCGTTCTGCTGATTTTTCTGGTTTCTGCAGCAGAGTCCCTTGGACTTGAGCGAGTTTCAGCTACGCTGGACATGCTGGCGTTGTATTTGCCGAAAGTTTTCGGCGCCGCGCTGGTGCTGCTGGTCGGTGTTTTGCTTGCGCAACTGGCCAACGGCCTGGTGCGCGGTGCGGCAGAAGGCGTAGGGCTGGACTACGCTTCAGGTTTGGGTCGAATTGCACAGGGGCTGGTGATCATCATCAGCATCTCGGTTGCGATCAGTCAGCTTGAGGTCAAGACTGACCTGCTGAACCATGTGATCGTCATCGTATTGATTACCGTTGGTCTGGCCGTTGCGCTGGCCATGGGTTTGGGAAGCCGGGAAATTGCCGGTCAGATTCTTGCGGGAATCTATGTGCGTGAGTTGTATCAGGTTGGGCAACAAGTGCGTGTTGGCGAGGTCGAAGGCCAGATCGAAGAGATCGGCACGGTTAAAACCACATTGCTGACCGATGAGGGTGAGCTAGTCTCACTTTCCAATCGGATCCTGCTGGAACAGCATGTGAGTAGCCGCTAA
- the sigX gene encoding RNA polymerase sigma factor SigX, with protein sequence MNKAQTLSTRYDPRELSDEELVARSHTELFHVTRAYEELMRRYQRTLFNVCARYLGNDRDADDVCQEVMLKVLYGLKNFEGKSKFKTWLYSITYNECITQYRKERRKRRLMDALSLDPLEEASEEKAPKPEEKGGLDRWLVYVNPIDREILVLRFVAELEFQEIADIMHMGLSATKMRYKRALDKLREKFAGIAET encoded by the coding sequence TTGAATAAAGCCCAAACGCTATCCACGCGCTATGACCCCCGTGAGCTCTCTGATGAGGAGTTGGTCGCGCGCTCGCATACCGAGCTGTTTCACGTGACGCGCGCCTATGAAGAGCTGATGCGGCGTTACCAGCGAACATTATTTAACGTTTGTGCGAGATATCTTGGGAACGATCGCGACGCAGACGATGTCTGTCAGGAAGTGATGCTTAAGGTGTTGTACGGCCTGAAGAACTTCGAGGGGAAATCGAAGTTCAAAACCTGGCTCTACAGCATCACGTATAACGAATGCATCACGCAGTATCGGAAGGAACGGCGAAAGCGTCGCTTGATGGACGCCTTGAGTCTGGACCCGCTGGAAGAAGCGTCGGAAGAAAAGGCGCCGAAACCCGAGGAGAAGGGCGGACTCGATCGCTGGCTGGTGTATGTGAACCCGATTGACCGTGAAATTCTGGTGCTACGATTTGTCGCAGAGCTTGAATTTCAGGAGATCGCAGACATCATGCACATGGGTTTGAGTGCGACAAAAATGCGGTACAAACGTGCTCTAGACAAATTGCGTGAGAAATTTGCAGGCATTGCTGAAACTTAG
- a CDS encoding OmpA family protein, whose translation MKLKNTLGLAIGSLIAATSFGALAQGQGAVEGEINYKKQYNDSVDHVEDGFNPGAKIGYFLTDDVSINFGWDRNNHTRSNDGTGSQKLRGDNFGLTAQYHFNNAGDALRPYVEGGVKHGNLTNVAADGHTGRDQSTFLTAGAGVKYYFAENFFARAGVEADYKLDNGRWDYAPSVGLGVNFGGGGKPAAAPVPAPAEVCSDSDNDGVCDNVDKCPDTPANVTVDADGCPAVAEVVRVELDVKFDFDKSVVKPNSYADIKNLADFMKQYPATHTTVEGHTDSVGPDAYNQKLSERRANAVKQVLTQQYGVESSRVQSIGYGESRPVADNKTEAGRAVNRRVEAQVEAQAK comes from the coding sequence ATGAAACTGAAAAACACCTTGGGCTTGGCCATTGGTTCTCTTATTGCCGCTACTTCGTTCGGCGCATTGGCACAAGGCCAAGGCGCAGTTGAAGGCGAGATCAACTACAAGAAGCAGTACAACGACAGTGTTGATCACGTCGAAGACGGCTTCAACCCAGGCGCCAAAATCGGTTACTTCCTGACCGACGACGTCTCGATCAACTTCGGCTGGGATCGTAACAACCACACCCGTTCGAACGACGGTACCGGCAGCCAGAAACTGCGCGGTGACAACTTCGGTCTGACCGCTCAATACCACTTCAACAACGCTGGCGACGCTCTGCGTCCTTACGTTGAAGGTGGCGTTAAGCACGGCAACCTGACCAACGTAGCTGCTGACGGCCACACCGGTCGCGACCAGTCGACTTTCCTGACTGCTGGCGCTGGCGTTAAGTACTACTTCGCCGAAAACTTCTTCGCCCGTGCTGGCGTAGAAGCTGACTACAAACTGGACAACGGCCGTTGGGACTACGCTCCATCGGTTGGTCTGGGTGTGAACTTCGGTGGCGGCGGCAAGCCAGCTGCTGCTCCAGTTCCAGCTCCGGCTGAAGTCTGCTCCGACAGCGACAACGATGGCGTTTGCGACAACGTTGACAAGTGCCCGGACACCCCAGCCAACGTAACTGTTGACGCTGATGGCTGCCCAGCAGTTGCTGAAGTTGTTCGTGTAGAGCTGGACGTGAAATTCGACTTCGACAAGTCGGTCGTCAAGCCAAACAGCTACGCTGACATCAAGAACCTGGCTGACTTCATGAAGCAGTACCCAGCCACTCACACCACTGTTGAAGGTCACACTGACTCCGTCGGTCCTGACGCTTACAACCAGAAACTGTCCGAGCGTCGTGCAAACGCCGTCAAGCAGGTTCTGACCCAGCAGTACGGTGTTGAGTCGTCCCGCGTTCAGTCGATCGGCTACGGCGAATCCCGCCCAGTTGCTGACAACAAAACTGAAGCTGGCCGTGCTGTTAACCGTCGCGTAGAAGCGCAGGTTGAAGCTCAAGCTAAGTAA
- a CDS encoding quinone-dependent dihydroorotate dehydrogenase has translation MYTLARQLLFKLSPETSHDLSLDLIGAGGRLGLNGMLCKRPANVPVTVMGLDFPNPVGLAAGLDKNGAAIDGFSQLGFGFVEIGTVTPRPQPGNPKPRIFRLPEAEAIINRMGFNNLGVDNLLARVAAAKYKGVLGINIGKNFDTPVERAVDDYLICLDKVYAHASYVTVNVSSPNTPGLRSLQFGDSLKQLLADLATRRAELALRHGKHVPLAIKIAPDMTDEETAQVAQALIETGMDAVIATNTTLSRVGVEGMEHGDEAGGLSGAPVREKSTHTVKVLAGELGGRLPIIAAGGITEGKHAAEKITAGASLVQIYSGFIYEGPALIRESVDAIAALR, from the coding sequence ATGTACACCCTGGCCCGTCAGCTGTTGTTCAAACTTTCCCCGGAAACCTCCCACGACCTGTCGCTGGATCTGATCGGCGCGGGTGGGCGTTTGGGCCTCAATGGCATGCTGTGCAAGAGGCCGGCGAATGTGCCGGTGACGGTCATGGGCCTGGACTTCCCGAATCCGGTGGGTCTGGCGGCCGGTCTGGACAAGAACGGCGCGGCCATCGACGGTTTCTCGCAACTGGGTTTCGGTTTTGTCGAAATCGGCACCGTCACCCCGCGTCCGCAACCGGGCAACCCGAAACCACGGATCTTCCGTCTGCCGGAAGCCGAGGCGATCATCAACCGCATGGGCTTCAACAACCTCGGTGTGGATAACCTGCTGGCGCGGGTCGCTGCAGCCAAATACAAGGGCGTGCTGGGGATCAACATCGGCAAGAACTTCGACACCCCGGTCGAACGCGCGGTGGATGACTACCTGATCTGCCTGGACAAGGTCTACGCTCACGCCAGTTATGTCACGGTCAACGTCAGCTCGCCGAACACCCCGGGCCTGCGCAGCCTGCAGTTCGGTGATTCGCTCAAGCAATTGCTGGCCGACCTCGCCACGCGTCGCGCCGAACTCGCTCTGCGCCACGGCAAGCACGTACCGCTGGCGATCAAGATCGCTCCGGACATGACCGACGAAGAAACCGCGCAAGTGGCTCAGGCGCTGATCGAAACCGGGATGGACGCGGTGATCGCCACCAACACCACCTTGAGCCGGGTCGGCGTCGAAGGCATGGAGCACGGTGACGAGGCGGGCGGTCTGTCCGGCGCTCCGGTGCGTGAGAAGAGCACGCATACCGTGAAAGTGTTGGCGGGTGAATTGGGTGGTCGCTTGCCGATCATTGCGGCTGGTGGCATCACCGAAGGCAAGCATGCAGCGGAGAAGATCACGGCGGGTGCGAGCCTGGTGCAGATTTACTCGGGCTTCATCTATGAGGGCCCGGCGCTGATTCGTGAATCGGTAGACGCGATTGCCGCGCTGCGCTGA
- a CDS encoding ribosome modulation factor, with product MRRLKRDPLERAFLRGYQYGVGGKSRELCPFTLPSVRQAWINGWREGRGDNWDGMTGTAGIHRLNELHAVG from the coding sequence ATGAGAAGACTTAAGCGTGATCCGTTGGAAAGAGCATTTTTGCGCGGATATCAATATGGCGTTGGTGGCAAATCCCGCGAGCTTTGCCCATTTACTCTACCGTCGGTACGTCAAGCCTGGATCAACGGCTGGCGAGAAGGACGCGGCGACAACTGGGACGGTATGACCGGCACTGCGGGGATCCACAGACTCAACGAACTTCACGCCGTCGGCTGA
- the rlmKL gene encoding bifunctional 23S rRNA (guanine(2069)-N(7))-methyltransferase RlmK/23S rRNA (guanine(2445)-N(2))-methyltransferase RlmL has protein sequence MSDRFELFLTCPKGLEGLLIEEAVGLGLEDAREHTSAVRGMATMETAYRLCLWSRLANRVLLVLKRFPMKDAEDLYHGVLDVEWQDHMLSDGTLAVEFSGHGSGIDNTHFGALKVKDAIVDKLRTPQGDRPSIDKLNPDLRIHLRLDRGEAILSLDLSGHSLHQRGYRLQQGAAPLKENLAAAILIRSGWPRIAAEGGALADPMCGVGTFLVEAGMIAADMAPNLRREQWGFTAWLGHVPALWKKLHEEAVERAAAGLARPPLWIRGYEADPRLIQPGRNNVERAGLSEWIKIYQGEVATFEPRPDQNQKGLVICNPPYGERLGDEASLLYLYQNLGERLRQACLNWEAAVFTGAPDLGKRMGIRSHKQYSFWNGALPCKLLLIKVLPDQFVTGERRTPEQRQAEREQAAYDQAPNEPQERKFNKNGNPIKPTPAPAPVIEQPRLSEGGQMFANRLQKNLKAMGKWVKREGIDCYRVYDADMPEYAMAIDLYHDWVHVQEYAAPKSIDPEKASARMFDALAAIPQALNVDKSRVVVKRRERQSGTKQYERQAAQGKFNEVSEGGVKLLVNLTDYLDTGLFLDHRPMRMRIQKEAAGKRFLNLFCYTATASVHAAKGGARSTTSVDLSKTYLDWARRNLSLNGFSDKNRLEQGDVMAWLENCREEYDLIFIDPPTFSNSKRMEGIFDVQRDQVQLIDLAMARLASGGVLYFSNNFRKFQLEENLAERYAVEEISAQTIDPDFARNTKIHRAWKITAR, from the coding sequence ATGTCCGACCGTTTCGAACTCTTCCTCACTTGCCCCAAAGGCCTTGAAGGCCTGCTCATCGAGGAAGCCGTCGGGCTTGGCCTTGAAGACGCCCGCGAGCACACTTCCGCCGTGCGTGGCATGGCGACCATGGAAACCGCTTATCGCCTGTGCCTGTGGTCGCGTCTGGCCAACCGGGTGTTGCTGGTGCTCAAGCGTTTCCCGATGAAAGACGCCGAAGACCTGTACCACGGCGTGCTTGACGTCGAGTGGCAGGATCACATGCTCTCTGACGGCACTCTGGCCGTTGAATTCAGCGGCCACGGCTCGGGCATCGACAACACCCACTTCGGCGCGCTGAAAGTCAAAGACGCCATCGTCGACAAACTGCGTACCCCGCAAGGCGACCGTCCGTCTATCGACAAGCTCAACCCGGATCTGCGCATTCACCTGCGCCTGGATCGCGGCGAAGCGATCCTGTCCCTCGACCTTTCCGGCCACAGCCTGCACCAGCGTGGCTACCGCCTGCAGCAGGGCGCGGCACCGCTGAAGGAAAACCTCGCGGCAGCGATCCTGATCCGTTCCGGCTGGCCGCGCATTGCGGCCGAAGGCGGCGCGCTGGCTGACCCGATGTGCGGCGTCGGCACCTTCCTGGTCGAAGCGGGGATGATCGCCGCCGACATGGCGCCGAACCTGCGTCGCGAGCAGTGGGGCTTCACCGCCTGGCTGGGTCACGTTCCGGCGCTGTGGAAAAAACTCCATGAAGAAGCCGTTGAGCGCGCCGCTGCCGGTCTGGCCAGGCCGCCGCTGTGGATTCGCGGTTACGAAGCCGACCCGCGCCTGATTCAACCGGGCCGCAACAACGTCGAGCGCGCCGGGCTTAGCGAGTGGATCAAGATCTATCAGGGCGAAGTCGCGACCTTCGAGCCGCGTCCGGACCAGAACCAGAAAGGTCTGGTGATCTGCAACCCGCCGTACGGCGAGCGTCTGGGCGACGAAGCCAGCCTGCTGTACCTCTATCAGAACCTTGGCGAGCGTCTGCGTCAGGCCTGCCTGAATTGGGAAGCGGCGGTGTTCACCGGTGCGCCGGATCTGGGCAAGCGCATGGGCATTCGCAGCCACAAGCAGTATTCGTTCTGGAACGGCGCGCTGCCGTGCAAACTGCTGCTGATCAAGGTGCTGCCGGACCAGTTCGTCACCGGCGAACGGCGTACCCCGGAACAGCGTCAGGCCGAGCGTGAGCAAGCGGCCTACGATCAGGCGCCGAACGAGCCGCAAGAGCGCAAGTTCAACAAGAACGGCAACCCGATCAAACCGACGCCAGCCCCGGCGCCAGTGATCGAGCAGCCGCGCCTGAGCGAAGGCGGGCAGATGTTTGCCAACCGCCTGCAGAAAAACCTCAAGGCGATGGGCAAGTGGGTCAAGCGCGAGGGCATCGACTGCTACCGCGTCTACGATGCCGACATGCCGGAATACGCCATGGCCATCGACCTGTATCACGATTGGGTGCACGTGCAGGAATACGCCGCGCCGAAGTCGATCGATCCGGAAAAGGCCTCGGCGCGCATGTTCGACGCCCTGGCGGCGATCCCGCAGGCGCTGAACGTCGACAAGAGCCGCGTGGTGGTCAAACGCCGCGAGCGTCAGAGCGGCACCAAGCAATACGAGCGTCAGGCGGCGCAGGGCAAGTTCAATGAGGTCAGCGAAGGCGGCGTCAAGCTGCTGGTGAACCTCACCGACTACCTCGACACCGGGCTGTTCCTCGATCACCGGCCGATGCGCATGCGCATTCAGAAAGAGGCCGCCGGCAAGCGCTTCCTCAATCTGTTCTGCTACACCGCGACCGCCAGTGTGCACGCGGCCAAGGGCGGTGCGCGCAGCACCACCAGCGTCGATCTGTCGAAGACTTATCTGGACTGGGCGCGGCGCAACCTGTCACTGAACGGCTTCTCCGACAAGAACCGTCTGGAGCAGGGCGACGTGATGGCCTGGCTGGAAAACTGCCGTGAAGAGTACGACCTGATCTTCATCGACCCGCCGACCTTCTCCAACTCCAAGCGCATGGAAGGCATCTTCGATGTACAGCGTGATCAGGTGCAGTTGATCGACCTGGCGATGGCGCGTCTGGCAAGCGGCGGCGTACTGTATTTCTCCAACAACTTCCGCAAGTTCCAGCTGGAGGAGAACCTGGCCGAGCGTTACGCGGTCGAGGAAATCAGCGCGCAGACCATCGATCCGGATTTTGCGCGTAACACCAAGATCCACCGCGCCTGGAAAATCACGGCTCGTTGA
- a CDS encoding diguanylate cyclase, giving the protein MSLHPVRPKILGFISEDVSAWLVALLVLLAGGILTGLLAWATLNQFHHQLRQRFQLLASERYSRIEERFQDQEQRLDGLRRFFANSDSVSRSEFDGYAKPLLLRTQAYSYAPRVSRAERPAVEQAVRNEGFSTFTFRELTADDQLQTAADRPEYVPVIYTQSLSRLPTPLGYDLLAQPLRRATLERADRSGHMVVSQPLHLVGIDPAYARGVLLLAPVTREEAPKGPPQGYVMAVISMQQLLADGLPEEHQDFLNVRILDLSTDDQHEVLYESANKAGASDLSATQLLRMADHDYQVDIQPSEAFLQANHSSISSLVVLGALLSLLLSALLYVLVSQRQRALRMVELRTQELHAREQELRGTHGQLRGVLNAATQVAIIATDLRGVINTFNPGAEQMLGYSSADVVGHMTLENLHLPRELAARSAELSARYGKSIPTCHAMLVEGGEVGGHEAREWTLVRSDGSHLPVNMLATPVLDEQGLWVGHLAICIDITERKRVHEALAARDVLLKKLSAHVPGGIYQFKMEFDGRFSVIYASDGIREIYELEPDVLLLNAEAIFTRIHPQDITRVRSSIRASADNLSPWREEYRVQLPERGLRWVRGEATPEELPGGGVLWHGYISDISDLKRVEEELRALSVTDSLTGIHNRRYFQERLTTEMARVERGGGELSVIMLDIDHFKRINDQYGHAVGDRVLQAVCERIGHRLRRTDVFCRLGGEEFMVLCPDIDGEHAYILAVELWQGLRSAPVDVVGVVTASFGIASWRPGEGADALLLRADSGVYAAKQGGRDRVEQMS; this is encoded by the coding sequence ATGTCGTTGCACCCCGTGCGCCCAAAGATTCTGGGTTTTATCAGCGAAGACGTCTCGGCCTGGCTGGTCGCGCTGCTGGTATTGCTCGCCGGCGGGATTCTCACGGGGCTGCTCGCCTGGGCCACCCTCAATCAGTTTCACCATCAACTGCGCCAACGCTTCCAGCTGCTGGCCAGTGAGCGTTACAGCCGCATCGAAGAACGTTTCCAGGATCAGGAACAGCGTCTCGACGGCCTGCGCCGTTTCTTCGCCAACTCCGATTCGGTCTCGCGCAGCGAATTCGACGGCTATGCCAAACCGCTTCTATTACGCACCCAGGCCTATTCCTATGCGCCGCGGGTCAGCCGTGCCGAACGCCCGGCGGTCGAACAGGCCGTGCGTAACGAAGGTTTCAGCACCTTCACCTTTCGTGAGCTGACCGCTGACGATCAGTTGCAGACCGCCGCTGATCGCCCCGAATACGTCCCGGTGATCTACACCCAGAGCCTCAGCCGCTTGCCCACGCCGCTGGGTTACGACTTGCTGGCGCAACCGCTGCGCCGGGCGACGCTGGAACGCGCCGACCGCAGCGGGCACATGGTGGTGTCGCAGCCATTGCATCTGGTGGGGATTGATCCGGCGTATGCCCGGGGCGTCTTGCTGCTGGCGCCGGTCACCCGTGAAGAGGCGCCGAAAGGGCCGCCGCAAGGCTATGTGATGGCGGTGATCAGCATGCAGCAGTTGCTGGCCGACGGACTGCCGGAGGAGCACCAGGATTTCCTCAACGTACGCATTCTCGACCTGTCCACCGACGATCAGCATGAAGTGCTTTACGAGTCGGCCAACAAAGCGGGAGCCAGTGATCTGTCGGCTACGCAGTTGTTGCGCATGGCCGACCATGACTATCAAGTGGACATTCAGCCCAGCGAAGCGTTTCTGCAGGCCAACCATTCGTCGATCAGCAGCCTGGTGGTGCTGGGGGCGCTGCTGAGTCTGTTGCTCAGCGCACTGCTTTACGTGCTGGTCAGTCAACGCCAGCGCGCCTTGCGCATGGTCGAACTGCGCACGCAGGAACTGCACGCCCGCGAACAGGAATTGCGGGGTACCCACGGCCAGTTGCGCGGCGTGCTGAATGCCGCGACCCAAGTGGCAATCATTGCCACCGACCTGCGCGGGGTGATCAACACCTTCAACCCGGGTGCGGAACAGATGCTTGGCTACAGCAGCGCCGATGTGGTCGGCCACATGACCCTGGAAAACCTGCATCTGCCGCGAGAGCTGGCCGCGCGTTCGGCGGAGTTGAGTGCGCGTTACGGCAAGAGCATTCCGACCTGCCACGCGATGTTGGTCGAGGGCGGCGAGGTCGGCGGGCATGAGGCGCGCGAGTGGACGCTGGTGCGCAGCGACGGCAGTCATCTGCCGGTAAACATGCTTGCCACCCCGGTGCTCGATGAGCAGGGTTTGTGGGTCGGGCATCTGGCGATCTGCATCGACATCACCGAGCGCAAGCGCGTGCACGAAGCGCTGGCGGCGCGGGATGTGTTGCTCAAGAAACTCAGCGCTCACGTGCCCGGTGGCATTTACCAATTCAAGATGGAATTCGACGGGCGCTTCAGCGTGATTTATGCCAGCGATGGCATCCGCGAGATCTACGAGCTGGAGCCGGACGTGCTGCTGCTCAATGCCGAGGCGATTTTCACCCGTATCCATCCGCAAGACATCACCCGCGTGCGCAGCTCGATCCGCGCCTCGGCGGACAATCTCAGCCCATGGCGCGAGGAGTACCGAGTGCAGTTGCCCGAGCGTGGCCTGCGCTGGGTGCGCGGCGAGGCGACGCCCGAAGAGCTGCCGGGCGGCGGCGTGCTGTGGCACGGCTACATCTCGGACATTTCCGATCTGAAGCGGGTGGAAGAGGAGCTGCGGGCGCTGTCGGTGACTGACTCGCTGACCGGCATCCACAACCGCCGCTACTTCCAGGAACGCCTGACCACCGAAATGGCCCGGGTCGAGCGCGGCGGCGGCGAGCTGTCAGTGATCATGCTCGACATCGACCACTTCAAACGGATCAACGACCAGTACGGCCATGCCGTGGGCGACCGGGTGCTGCAGGCGGTGTGCGAGCGCATCGGCCATCGTTTGCGGCGTACCGATGTGTTCTGTCGTCTGGGCGGCGAAGAGTTCATGGTGCTGTGCCCGGACATCGACGGCGAGCATGCGTACATACTGGCGGTGGAGTTGTGGCAAGGCCTGCGCAGTGCGCCGGTGGATGTGGTCGGGGTGGTGACGGCCAGTTTCGGCATCGCCAGCTGGCGCCCGGGGGAGGGCGCGGATGCGCTGCTGCTGCGCGCGGATTCGGGGGTGTATGCGGCGAAGCAGGGCGGGCGTGACCGGGTGGAGCAGATGAGCTGA